The following nucleotide sequence is from Pirellulales bacterium.
CTCGAACAGCAAGCGGCCAGTCCCGTGGCTGATTGGACGACCAAGCGGGCGTGGGTCAATTACGCCTACGACGTTTTCCTCGCGGCCGGCTACAAGGTGTCCAGCGGCTACACGATTGTGCGCGACACCGGCGGCGTCAACTTCAGTTATCGCGACAACCTTTGGCACGGCAGCGACCTGTTGGCCACCGGGGTCGCGAGTTTCGGGCATGCCTCGGGCGTCCACTATCAGAACCTGCCCGATTGGGGGCCCTACCTCGCGGCCATTGACGAAGGACGCTTGCCGCTGTTCCGTGGGCTGCGATTGTCGCCGGAGCAGTTATTGATTCGCGAAGCCGTCTTGCAGCTCAAGACGGGGCGGCTCGAAATCGGCTATTTCCGCGACAAGTTCGGCGTCGACATCGTCGAGAAATGGCGCGAAGTCTGGGACCGCATGGTTGCCGACGAATACGCCAACATCGCCGACGGCGCGATCCAATTGACGCGTGCTGGCTTGTTGCGCGTCGACGGTCTCATGGCCGAGCTCTTCGAACCGCAGTTCCGCGGCGTTCGCTATACCTGATCCAGACCGCGCACATTACCTTGGGCCAGTAGGGCTTGCGCCACCGCTGGCAGCTTTCCCCCCAGTGCTAGGGACCCGGCAACTCGACAGGTTTCGGCACCACGGTTTAAAATGTCTTCTGGCTTCACCTTCGATTGTTGCGCCCGTCCGACGTGGTAAACCGCTTTTCAACGCCCGGCATTCGCCTGCAGCCACGCACCCGGGACAACGCCTATCTAACAGGTACGCTCCGACGTGTGACTCGTCGAGCGGACAGTTTTCATGGTCGACCTTGATCGGCTGCAACGGGCCTACGACGTGGCCCGTGGAGACTTGATTGCCGCGGTTACGCCCGACGGCCACTGGCATGGCGAACTGAGCAGTTCGCCGACGGCGACGGCCACGGCCGTGTGTGCCTTGTCGCTAGTGCAGCGCCACTCGGCACAGGGGCCGGGCGGCTTCACCGATGCCGAATCCGATGCCTGGGGCCGGCTGATCTTTGCAGGCTTGCGCTGGCTTGCCGATCGGCAGAACGCCGATGGCGGCTGGGGCGACACCGACTGCAGCCCCTCGAACCTGGCGACGACGATCCTCGTCCGGGCCGCGTTCAGTTTGACCGCGGTGCCGGCAGGGCATGCCAACCTGTTGGACCGCGCGCGTGCCTACGTGCAGCAGGCCGGTGGTACGTCCACGCTCAAGAAACGCCTCGGCCGGAGTTCGCTGTGGTCCGTTTCGGTCATGACTTGCAGTGCCTTGGCCGGACAGATCGCTTGGAACGATATCCCTTCACTGCCGTTCGAGTGGACGGCCGCGCCTCGTTCGTGGCGCCGCGCGCTGGGTCGTGCAGGGTACGAGTATGCGACCGCAACGCAGGTCGCCTTGGGTCTGGTGCGTTTCGCGCATCGCCGTCCGCTGAACCCGCTGACGAACCTGTTGCGCCGTTTCGCGCGGCAGCCGGCGCTCGACACCTTGGAGCAGCTTGAGCCCGGCGGCCGGACTTTCGAGGCGATTCCGCTCGCGAGCCTGGCTGTGATGAGCCTGGCTGCATTGAATCAAGTTCATCATCCGCTGGTCCGTCGCGGCATCGACCTGTTGTTGACCACGGCCCGACCGGACGGTTCGTGGCCGGTGACGGCGAACCTGGCCGTGCGCAACACTGCGCAGGCACTCGACGCGTTGGCCGCAGGCGGCGAGCACATCTCCCAATTGGATTGCCTGGCCTGGCTCTTGGCCGCACAACAGCGCGATCCGAGGTCCAGTGCCGAAGTCGCGCCCGGAGGCTGGGGCTGGAGCGAATCTGAGCACGCATTGCCGAACTCGCTCGACACGGCCGGCGTGTCGTTGGCGCTGGCCCATTGGATCGACAACGATGCCGAGGCCGACACCGATCGACTGCGCGAAGCCGCGCGTTGCGGCTTGGAATGGCTGTTAGCGAAACAAAATGACGATGGCGGTTGGCCGCTGCTCGCGCGTGGCGAGGGGCGGTGTCCTTTCGATCGCAGCACGACCGATGCCACCGCGCGCGCGATCGAGGCCTTGGTCGCGTGGCGGCGGCTCTGGACGGCCAGCGATACCGACGAAGTGGCGACGTTGCCATTTCCGACTGTCGTCGCCGCGCCGGACGCGCGTGTCGAGACGGCGGCAGCCGGCGAGCTGCTGGCCCGTATCTCGGCGGCGCTGACCGGTGGTTTGAGCTACCTTGCCGCGCAGCAACAGCCCGATGGTCGCTGGCTGGCCAACAGCTTGGGCAACCCCCATCAGCCGCGCGAAGCAGGTGCCCTTTGCGGGACCGCACGCGCACTGGCCGCATACCAAGCGCTGGGTTTGGAAAAGTCTCAGGCAGCGCAGCGCGGCCTGGCCTGGTTGGTCGGCCGACAGAACCGCGACGGCGGGTGGGGGGGGCGAGGCGACGCGGTGCAGCCTCGGCGCAAGCGCGAACTGGTGTCGAGCGTCGAGGAAACGGCCGCCGCATGTGAGGCGTTGATGAGCGCGGGCGATAACGTGGCCGCTGACGAGGTTCTCCATGCCGGTTTGAACTGGCTAGTTGATGCGACCATCGACGGCCGCCATCGCGAGCCGTCGCCGCTGGGTCTGACGTTTGGCCATCTGTGGTATTATGAGCGTCTGTACCCGGTCGCTGCCGCGGTTCTGGCATTGGGGTCCTACCTGAGCCGGGCGCGGCGCGCGGAGACCCACCCCAAGATCGCCCTGCACAGTGGCGCCTAGCAGCCCCCGCGGCAAGTCCCGGCCGGCGGTTCCCGCCGCGGCGGAAAGCACCGCCGGGGTCGCGCCCCCCCGGGCTGGCCGCTTGCCAAGCAGGGTTCCTCTCGCGCGACGAGAACCTCCCGACGTGAACGCGCTTGCCGATCCTTTCTCCCTGCTGACTCCGCTGGTCCTGTTCTTTTCGGCCAAGGTTGAGGACCTGGGCAAGTTCAGTCCGGTCGATCCGGATCGAATGCCCGCGGTGTATCGCACCTTGCTGGCGCACGAACACCACATGACGGTCACCGTCGAGCGCCACCATCGGGGGCCCGTGGGCGTCCGCGTGTTGCAGCGCAAAGCGACGCCGAGCCACTACGCCCGGCAGATTTTGCTCGAGCGCAAGAGCGATGGTGCGGTCGTGCAGTTCGGGATCATGCGGATCGCGCTCGACCTGATCGCGCCGGAAATCCGCGACGAAATCCTGCAAGAGCAGACGCCCCTGGGGCACATCCTGATCAAACACAACGTCATGCGGCAGATCCATCTGCTGTCGCTGTGGCGCGTCGAGCCAGGGCCAGAGTTGCAAAAGATGTTCGGGCTGCAGGGGCCCCGCACAACCTTTGGCCGGACCGCGATGATCGACGTCGACGGCCGCCCGGCAATCGAGCTCTTGGAGATTGTCGTGCCCGAGCCGGAAGTTGCGGCTCCTGGCAACCAACCGTAGCGAGCCGCCGATGCGAATCGTTTACTTGGGCGCCGGCGCAGGGGGCATGTACTGCGGCTCTTGCCTGCACGACAACACGCTGGTGGCCGCGCTCATTGCCCAGGGGGCCGATGCCCTGCTGGTGCCGACGTATACGCCGCTGCGCGTCGACGAAGAGCCGCAGAGCCAGGGGCGGATCTTCTTCGGCGGTATCAACGTCTACCTCCAACAGCTCTCTCCGCTGTTTCGCAAGACGCCCTGGTTCGTCGATCGCTGGCTCGACTCGCCGGGGCTGATCAACTGGCTTACCCGACGCGCCGGCGCGACCGACCCGGCCGACTTGGGCGAGCTGACTGTGTCGATGCTGCGCGGCGCCGAGGGCAACCAGCGCAAGGAACTCGACAAGCTCGTCACCTGGCTGGCCGCCGAGGCGCGGCCCGACGTCGTGCATCTGTCCAACGCGATGCTCTTGGGCATGGCCGGCGCGATTCGACACCAGCTCGGCGTGCCGGTCGTCGCGACGCTGTCGGGCGAAGACATCTTTCTCGACAAACTGCGCGAGCCGCATCGCTCGCGTGCCCGTGACGAGTTGCAGAAACGTGCCGCCGACGCAGCCGCATTCGTGGCGCTGAACCGCTACTACGCCGACTACATGCAGGATTACCTACAGGTACCGGCCGAAAAAATCGCGGTCGTGCCGCACGGGCTCAAGTTGGCCGGACATGCCCCCCGGGCGCCGCATCCGGGTGGGGCGCAACCGGTGAAGATCGGCTACTTGGCGCGGATCTGCCCGGACAAGGGACTTCACGCGCTTGTCGACGCCTTTCTGCTGCTGGCCCAGCGCGCCGATCTGCCGCCTTTGCGCCTGCGCGTCGCCGGTTACCTGGGACCGGGTGACCGGGCCTATTTCGAGGCGCAACGCCAGCGGATCGCGGCGGCTGGGCTGGCCGACCAGTTTGATTTCGTCGGCGAAGTCGACCGCGCCGGGAAGATCGCCTTCCTGCAGTCGCTCGACGTGATGAGCGTGCCGACCGTCTACCGCGAAAGCAAAGGCCTCTCGATTCTCGAGGCCTGGGCCAACGCCGTACCGGTCGTCGTGCCCGACCACGGCACCTTTCCGGAACTACTTCGCGACACGGGCGGCGGGCTGCTGTCGCGGGCAGGCGACGTGCCGAGCCTGGCCGACTGTATTGCCGAGTTGGTGCTCGATCTGCCCCGGGCCCACGCCCTGGGCCTGCAAGCCGCAGCCGCGGTGCGCGATCGTTATACGGCGCCGGCCATGGCCTTGCGCACGCTCGAAGTTTACCGGAGGCTCGTCGCGGGCGAGCCTGGTCCCGCAGGGGTATCGGCTACCGCGCTGGGAGGCGGTTGAAGTGATGAGCGAAGTCTATTCCACC
It contains:
- a CDS encoding squalene--hopene cyclase is translated as MVDLDRLQRAYDVARGDLIAAVTPDGHWHGELSSSPTATATAVCALSLVQRHSAQGPGGFTDAESDAWGRLIFAGLRWLADRQNADGGWGDTDCSPSNLATTILVRAAFSLTAVPAGHANLLDRARAYVQQAGGTSTLKKRLGRSSLWSVSVMTCSALAGQIAWNDIPSLPFEWTAAPRSWRRALGRAGYEYATATQVALGLVRFAHRRPLNPLTNLLRRFARQPALDTLEQLEPGGRTFEAIPLASLAVMSLAALNQVHHPLVRRGIDLLLTTARPDGSWPVTANLAVRNTAQALDALAAGGEHISQLDCLAWLLAAQQRDPRSSAEVAPGGWGWSESEHALPNSLDTAGVSLALAHWIDNDAEADTDRLREAARCGLEWLLAKQNDDGGWPLLARGEGRCPFDRSTTDATARAIEALVAWRRLWTASDTDEVATLPFPTVVAAPDARVETAAAGELLARISAALTGGLSYLAAQQQPDGRWLANSLGNPHQPREAGALCGTARALAAYQALGLEKSQAAQRGLAWLVGRQNRDGGWGGRGDAVQPRRKRELVSSVEETAAACEALMSAGDNVAADEVLHAGLNWLVDATIDGRHREPSPLGLTFGHLWYYERLYPVAAAVLALGSYLSRARRAETHPKIALHSGA
- a CDS encoding glycosyltransferase family 4 protein, translating into MRIVYLGAGAGGMYCGSCLHDNTLVAALIAQGADALLVPTYTPLRVDEEPQSQGRIFFGGINVYLQQLSPLFRKTPWFVDRWLDSPGLINWLTRRAGATDPADLGELTVSMLRGAEGNQRKELDKLVTWLAAEARPDVVHLSNAMLLGMAGAIRHQLGVPVVATLSGEDIFLDKLREPHRSRARDELQKRAADAAAFVALNRYYADYMQDYLQVPAEKIAVVPHGLKLAGHAPRAPHPGGAQPVKIGYLARICPDKGLHALVDAFLLLAQRADLPPLRLRVAGYLGPGDRAYFEAQRQRIAAAGLADQFDFVGEVDRAGKIAFLQSLDVMSVPTVYRESKGLSILEAWANAVPVVVPDHGTFPELLRDTGGGLLSRAGDVPSLADCIAELVLDLPRAHALGLQAAAAVRDRYTAPAMALRTLEVYRRLVAGEPGPAGVSATALGGG